The Nerophis lumbriciformis linkage group LG05, RoL_Nlum_v2.1, whole genome shotgun sequence genome contains a region encoding:
- the LOC133606318 gene encoding dynactin subunit 1-like isoform X1, protein MSSGGTVESGKPPKIGSIVEVTGKGQRGTVAYIGATLFASGKWVGVRLDEPKGKNDGTVQGKRYFPCEENHGIFVRQSQIHVVDDGSSATSPDTPESGAAKIPRQKDIPETPKTSKQTPMSVKKSSTRRSAKWRTPQGLAPATSLPSLLVRLGRSSLPLMSSRESLSSGDVSEVGLSTHQGALGAPVIPQPVGTSIAAATPVPATSSKVEASISKQEEESLRAQVKDLDEKLETLKMKRTEDKAKLKELEKHKIQLEQLQEWKTKMQEQQTELQKQLKEAKREARDAQEAKDRYMEEMSDTADAIEMATLDKEMAEERAESLQVEVDTLKEKVEELSMDLEILRHEISEKGSDGAASSYHVKQLEEQNSRLKEALVRMRDLSASEKQEHVKLQKQMEKKNTEVETLRTQKEKLQEEVKHAEATIDELKEQVDAALGSEEMVETLTERNLDLEEKVRELRETVTDLEAINEMNDELQENARETEMELREQLDLSAAKVREADKRVEGAQETVADYQQTISKYRELTNRLQEANKDLMTQQSASTEQFQQPPAELFDFKIKFAETKAYAKAIEMELRKMEVAQLNRQVNLLTSFMPDSFLRHGGDHDCILVLLLIPRIICKAELISKQAQEKFDLNGNVAQGTALKGPPGEQRSFASGLVYSLSLLQATLHKYEQALSVCTVDVFKRMGTLYSEMSFHERSLDYFIDLLHKDQLDETVQVEPLTKAIKYYQQLYSVHLADHTEDCTVQLADHIKFVQSALDCMGVEVGRLRAFLAAGQDSSTLAALLNDLDTSCSDIKQFCKKVRRRMPGTDAVGAPAALHFGQPVSEVLTECRRQLTRVVAVLQEVAAAGAQMVAPLGDQEGLNALKLEDIACKVVEQVYGAHGLNGPDCLRQSCCAIIATMNKMATAMQEGEYDADKPQGKSPPVEMRAAIVRAEMTDAEGLGVKLEDRETVIKEFKKSLKIKGEELSEANVRLSLLEKKLDTSTKDADERVEKIQTKLDKNLDLLKKKEKEFEETMDALQADIDQLEAEKAELKQRLNNQSKMTIEGLRGMPASGIASVVQGPAGILSQSLSGPMQVVDSPLLRQQIEAQRLGIKRLKNENNRLKAEKMSAQLASLPPLCPAKLPQMSKESSTPPEGLNTDIYRRTDQLLATLLKMSAEVKVVDITGKTSVSASSQLLEQTARMQNFSDALAKLKGEVAEHVVSRQPGAKAISDFATFPVSSFVKAKEEKNGGTVFVGRIAIPCTRGQEQSHRLVLSQQQLQNVHRLIMA, encoded by the exons ATGAGCAGCGGGGGAACTGTGGAAAGTGGAAAACCTCCAAAG ATTGGTTCTATAGTAGAAGTGACAGGAAAGGGTCAGCGTGGCACTGTTGCCTACATTGGAGCGACCCTGTTTGCCTCTGGGAAATGGGTGGGTGTCAGACTTGATGAACCCAAAGGCAAGAATGACGGCACCGTCCAGGGAAAACGTTACTTTCCCTGTGAGGAAAACCATGGAATATTTGTCAGGCAGTCTCAG ATCCATGTTGTTGATGATGGCTCCAGTGCAACCTCTCCAGATACTCCTGAGTCTGGTGCTGCCAAGATCCCTAGACAGAAAG ATATTCCAGAGACTCCCAAAACATCCAAACAG ACACCAATGAGCGTTAAGAAG TCCTCAACCCGCCGCTCTGCCAAG TGGCGCACACCCCAAGGTCTGGCACCAGCCACCTCCCTCCCCTCCCTCTTGGTACGCCTTGGACGCTCCAGTCTGCCGCTCATG TCTTCCCGTGAGAGTCTGTCGTCTGGCGATGTCAGCGAGGTGGGCCTGTCCACCCACCAGGGTGCACTGGGCGCTCCTGTTATCCCTCAGCCTGTTGGGACGTCCATAGCAGCAGCGACACCTGTTCCTGCTACTTCCAGCAAG GTGGAAGCTTCCATTTCCAAACAG GAGGAGGAGTCACTGCGGGCACAGGTCAAGGACTTGGATGAGAAGCTGGAGACGCTGAAGATGAAGCGCACAGAGGACAAGGCCAAACTGAAGGAGCTGGAGAAGCACAAGATCCAGCTTGAGCAACTTCAGGAGTGGAAGACCAAAATGCAGGAGCAGCAGACCGAGCTGCAGAAACAACTCAAAGAAGCCAAGAGG GAAGCACGTGATGCCCAGGAGGCAAAGGATCGCTACATGGAAGAGATGTCGGACACAGCAGATGCTATCGAAATGGCTACTCTAGACAAGGAGATGGCTGAAGAGCGAGCAGAGTCACTGCAGGTGGAGGTGGACACACTgaaggagaaagtagaggaactCTCTATGGACCTAGAGATCCTTCGACATGAGATTTCAGAGAAAG GCTCAGATGGTGCTGCCTCCAGTTACCATGTGAAACAGCTAGAGGAGCAGAACAGCAGGCTGAAGGAGGCCCTGGTCAG GATGCGCGACCTGTCTGCCTCTGAGAAACAGGAGCATGTGAAGCTGCAAAAGCAGATGGAGAAGAAGAACACAGAGGTGGAGACCCTAAGGACTCAGAAGGAAAAACTGCAGGAGGAGGTCAAACATGCCGAGGCCACAATTGATGAGCTTAAGGAACAG GTGGATGCCGCCCTGGGCTCCGAGGAGATGGTTGAGACGCTGACAGAGAGAAATCTTGACCTTGAGGAGAAAGTCAGAGAATTGAGAGAAACCGTGACTGATCTG GAGGCAATCAATGAAATGAATGACGAGCTTCAGGAGAATGCCAGAGAGACTGAAATGGAGCTGAGAGAGCAGTTGGACCTTAGTGCGGCAAAAGTCCGAGAGGCAGACAAAAGAGTGGAGGGTGCCCAGGAGACAGTGGCTGATTACCAGCAGACCATTAGCAAATACAGAGAGCTCACTAATAGACTACAG GAGGCCAACAAAGACCTGATGACTCAGCAGAGTGCAAGTACCGAACAATTTCAGCAACCCCCTGCAGAACTCTTTGACTTCAAGATTAAGTTTGCAGAAACAAAGGCGTACGCCAAG GCCATTGAGATGGAGCTGAGGAAAATGGAAGTGGCTCAGCTGAACCGCCAGGTTAACTTGCTAACCTCCTTCATGCCAGACTCCTTCCTCCGTCATGGTGGAGACCACGATTGCATACTGGTGCTCCTGCTCATACCCAGGATTATTTGCAAG GCTGAGCTAATCAGCAAACAGGCGCAGGAGAAGTTTGACTTGAACGGAAACGTGGCCCAAGGCACAGCGCTCAAAGGTCCTCCCGGAGAACAGCGTAGTTTCGCCTCAGGGTTGGTGTACTCTCTCAGTTTGCTGCAAGCCACCTTGCACAAATATGAGCA AGCTCTAAGTGTGTGTACAGTGGATGTTTTTAAGCGCATGGGTACGCTTTACTCTGAAATGAGCTTTCACGAGCGCTCTCTGGATTATTTCATCGACTTGCTGCACAAAGACCAACTAGATGAGACTGTTCAGGTGGAACCACTGACCAAGGCCATCAAATATTACCAG CAATTGTACAGTGTTCATCTGGCAGACCACACAGAGGACTGCACAGTGCAACTTGCGGACCACATTAAG TTTGTCCAGAGTGCCTTGGACTGTATGGGTGTGGAGGTAGGTCGTCTGAGAGCGTTCCTAGCAGCGGGTCAGGACAGCTCCACGCTGGCTGCTTTACTGAACGACCTAGACACTTCCTGCTCAGACATCAAGCAGTTCTGTAAGAAGGTCCGCCGTCGCATGCCTGGCACAGATGCTGTTGGAGCACCCGCCGCTCTCCATTTTGGACAACCG GTGTCTGAGGTGCTGACCGAGTGCAGACGGCAACTAACCCGTGTGGTCGCCGTGCTTCAGGAAGTGGCGGCAGCTGGAGCTCAGATGGTCGCCCCACTTGGCGATCAAGAAGGACTAAATGCTCTTAAATTAGAGGATATCGCATGCAAGGTTGTGGAGCAG GTGTATGGTGCTCATGGTCTTAATGGCCCTGACTGCCTACGACAGTCTTGTTGCGCTATTATCGCTACTATGAACAAGATGGCCACAGCCATGCAGGAAGGAGAGTATGACGCAGACAAACCCCAGGGAAAG AGTCCTCCAGTGGAAATGAGAGCAGCAATAGTCAGAGCTGAAATGACTGATGCTGAGGGACTTGGTGTTAAACTAGAAGACAGAGAAACGGTCATCAAGGAGTTTAAAAAGTCCCTCAAGATCAAG ggAGAAGAGCTTAGTGAGGCCAATGTTCGTCTGAGCCTCCTGGAGAAAAAGCTGGACACATCCACCAAGGACGCAGATGAACGTGTGGAGAAGATCCAAACTAAACTGGATAAGAACCTCGACTTgctgaaaaagaaagaaaa AGAATTTGAGGAGACGATGGATGCTCTCCAAGCTGACATCGACCAGCTGGAAGCGGAGAAGGCTGAGCTGAAACAGCGCCTCAATAATCAATCAAAGATGACCATAGAAGGCTTGCGGGGCATGCCTGCTTCTGGAATTGCCTCTGTTGTTCAAGGACCAGCAGGGA TTTTGTCCCAGTCACTATCAGGACCAATGCAAGTGGTGGACTCTCCTCTTCTTCGGCAGCAGATTGAAGCTCAAAGACTGGGAATTAAACGCCTCAAGAATGAAAACAACAGACTGAAG GCAGAGAAGATGAGCGCACAGCTGGCCTCCCTGCCCCCCCTCTGCCCTGCCAAACTGCCCCAGATGTCTAAAGAAAGCTCCACGCCACCAGAGGGGCTTAATACAGACATCTATCGCAGGACCGACCAGCTGCTTGCGACCCTTCTCAAGATGAGTGCAGAGGTCAAAGTAGTGGACATCACCGGGAAGACATCAG TCAGCGCGAGTTCCCAGCTGCTTGAGCAGACTGCTCGAATGCAGAACTTCAGCGATGCTCTGGCCAAACTGAAG GGTGAAGTAGCTGAGCATGTAGTGTCCCGTCAGCCAGGAGCTAAGGCAATTTCCGACTTTGCCACCTTCCCGGTCTCCTCATTTGTTAAG gccaaagaagaaaagaatggCGGAACAGTGTTTGTGGGCCGCATCGCCATTCCTTGCACTCGGGGACAAGAACAAAGCCACCGTCTGGTCCTGTCACAGCAGCAGTTGCAAAATGTGCACCGCCTCATCATGGCCTGA
- the LOC133606318 gene encoding dynactin subunit 1-like isoform X4 yields the protein MSSGGTVESGKPPKIGSIVEVTGKGQRGTVAYIGATLFASGKWVGVRLDEPKGKNDGTVQGKRYFPCEENHGIFVRQSQIHVVDDGSSATSPDTPESGAAKIPRQKDIPETPKTSKQTPMSVKKSSRESLSSGDVSEVGLSTHQGALGAPVIPQPVGTSIAAATPVPATSSKVEASISKQEEESLRAQVKDLDEKLETLKMKRTEDKAKLKELEKHKIQLEQLQEWKTKMQEQQTELQKQLKEAKREARDAQEAKDRYMEEMSDTADAIEMATLDKEMAEERAESLQVEVDTLKEKVEELSMDLEILRHEISEKGSDGAASSYHVKQLEEQNSRLKEALVRMRDLSASEKQEHVKLQKQMEKKNTEVETLRTQKEKLQEEVKHAEATIDELKEQVDAALGSEEMVETLTERNLDLEEKVRELRETVTDLEAINEMNDELQENARETEMELREQLDLSAAKVREADKRVEGAQETVADYQQTISKYRELTNRLQEANKDLMTQQSASTEQFQQPPAELFDFKIKFAETKAYAKAIEMELRKMEVAQLNRQVNLLTSFMPDSFLRHGGDHDCILVLLLIPRIICKAELISKQAQEKFDLNGNVAQGTALKGPPGEQRSFASGLVYSLSLLQATLHKYEQALSVCTVDVFKRMGTLYSEMSFHERSLDYFIDLLHKDQLDETVQVEPLTKAIKYYQQLYSVHLADHTEDCTVQLADHIKFVQSALDCMGVEVGRLRAFLAAGQDSSTLAALLNDLDTSCSDIKQFCKKVRRRMPGTDAVGAPAALHFGQPVSEVLTECRRQLTRVVAVLQEVAAAGAQMVAPLGDQEGLNALKLEDIACKVVEQVYGAHGLNGPDCLRQSCCAIIATMNKMATAMQEGEYDADKPQGKSPPVEMRAAIVRAEMTDAEGLGVKLEDRETVIKEFKKSLKIKGEELSEANVRLSLLEKKLDTSTKDADERVEKIQTKLDKNLDLLKKKEKEFEETMDALQADIDQLEAEKAELKQRLNNQSKMTIEGLRGMPASGIASVVQGPAGILSQSLSGPMQVVDSPLLRQQIEAQRLGIKRLKNENNRLKAEKMSAQLASLPPLCPAKLPQMSKESSTPPEGLNTDIYRRTDQLLATLLKMSAEVKVVDITGKTSVSASSQLLEQTARMQNFSDALAKLKGEVAEHVVSRQPGAKAISDFATFPVSSFVKAKEEKNGGTVFVGRIAIPCTRGQEQSHRLVLSQQQLQNVHRLIMA from the exons ATGAGCAGCGGGGGAACTGTGGAAAGTGGAAAACCTCCAAAG ATTGGTTCTATAGTAGAAGTGACAGGAAAGGGTCAGCGTGGCACTGTTGCCTACATTGGAGCGACCCTGTTTGCCTCTGGGAAATGGGTGGGTGTCAGACTTGATGAACCCAAAGGCAAGAATGACGGCACCGTCCAGGGAAAACGTTACTTTCCCTGTGAGGAAAACCATGGAATATTTGTCAGGCAGTCTCAG ATCCATGTTGTTGATGATGGCTCCAGTGCAACCTCTCCAGATACTCCTGAGTCTGGTGCTGCCAAGATCCCTAGACAGAAAG ATATTCCAGAGACTCCCAAAACATCCAAACAG ACACCAATGAGCGTTAAGAAG TCTTCCCGTGAGAGTCTGTCGTCTGGCGATGTCAGCGAGGTGGGCCTGTCCACCCACCAGGGTGCACTGGGCGCTCCTGTTATCCCTCAGCCTGTTGGGACGTCCATAGCAGCAGCGACACCTGTTCCTGCTACTTCCAGCAAG GTGGAAGCTTCCATTTCCAAACAG GAGGAGGAGTCACTGCGGGCACAGGTCAAGGACTTGGATGAGAAGCTGGAGACGCTGAAGATGAAGCGCACAGAGGACAAGGCCAAACTGAAGGAGCTGGAGAAGCACAAGATCCAGCTTGAGCAACTTCAGGAGTGGAAGACCAAAATGCAGGAGCAGCAGACCGAGCTGCAGAAACAACTCAAAGAAGCCAAGAGG GAAGCACGTGATGCCCAGGAGGCAAAGGATCGCTACATGGAAGAGATGTCGGACACAGCAGATGCTATCGAAATGGCTACTCTAGACAAGGAGATGGCTGAAGAGCGAGCAGAGTCACTGCAGGTGGAGGTGGACACACTgaaggagaaagtagaggaactCTCTATGGACCTAGAGATCCTTCGACATGAGATTTCAGAGAAAG GCTCAGATGGTGCTGCCTCCAGTTACCATGTGAAACAGCTAGAGGAGCAGAACAGCAGGCTGAAGGAGGCCCTGGTCAG GATGCGCGACCTGTCTGCCTCTGAGAAACAGGAGCATGTGAAGCTGCAAAAGCAGATGGAGAAGAAGAACACAGAGGTGGAGACCCTAAGGACTCAGAAGGAAAAACTGCAGGAGGAGGTCAAACATGCCGAGGCCACAATTGATGAGCTTAAGGAACAG GTGGATGCCGCCCTGGGCTCCGAGGAGATGGTTGAGACGCTGACAGAGAGAAATCTTGACCTTGAGGAGAAAGTCAGAGAATTGAGAGAAACCGTGACTGATCTG GAGGCAATCAATGAAATGAATGACGAGCTTCAGGAGAATGCCAGAGAGACTGAAATGGAGCTGAGAGAGCAGTTGGACCTTAGTGCGGCAAAAGTCCGAGAGGCAGACAAAAGAGTGGAGGGTGCCCAGGAGACAGTGGCTGATTACCAGCAGACCATTAGCAAATACAGAGAGCTCACTAATAGACTACAG GAGGCCAACAAAGACCTGATGACTCAGCAGAGTGCAAGTACCGAACAATTTCAGCAACCCCCTGCAGAACTCTTTGACTTCAAGATTAAGTTTGCAGAAACAAAGGCGTACGCCAAG GCCATTGAGATGGAGCTGAGGAAAATGGAAGTGGCTCAGCTGAACCGCCAGGTTAACTTGCTAACCTCCTTCATGCCAGACTCCTTCCTCCGTCATGGTGGAGACCACGATTGCATACTGGTGCTCCTGCTCATACCCAGGATTATTTGCAAG GCTGAGCTAATCAGCAAACAGGCGCAGGAGAAGTTTGACTTGAACGGAAACGTGGCCCAAGGCACAGCGCTCAAAGGTCCTCCCGGAGAACAGCGTAGTTTCGCCTCAGGGTTGGTGTACTCTCTCAGTTTGCTGCAAGCCACCTTGCACAAATATGAGCA AGCTCTAAGTGTGTGTACAGTGGATGTTTTTAAGCGCATGGGTACGCTTTACTCTGAAATGAGCTTTCACGAGCGCTCTCTGGATTATTTCATCGACTTGCTGCACAAAGACCAACTAGATGAGACTGTTCAGGTGGAACCACTGACCAAGGCCATCAAATATTACCAG CAATTGTACAGTGTTCATCTGGCAGACCACACAGAGGACTGCACAGTGCAACTTGCGGACCACATTAAG TTTGTCCAGAGTGCCTTGGACTGTATGGGTGTGGAGGTAGGTCGTCTGAGAGCGTTCCTAGCAGCGGGTCAGGACAGCTCCACGCTGGCTGCTTTACTGAACGACCTAGACACTTCCTGCTCAGACATCAAGCAGTTCTGTAAGAAGGTCCGCCGTCGCATGCCTGGCACAGATGCTGTTGGAGCACCCGCCGCTCTCCATTTTGGACAACCG GTGTCTGAGGTGCTGACCGAGTGCAGACGGCAACTAACCCGTGTGGTCGCCGTGCTTCAGGAAGTGGCGGCAGCTGGAGCTCAGATGGTCGCCCCACTTGGCGATCAAGAAGGACTAAATGCTCTTAAATTAGAGGATATCGCATGCAAGGTTGTGGAGCAG GTGTATGGTGCTCATGGTCTTAATGGCCCTGACTGCCTACGACAGTCTTGTTGCGCTATTATCGCTACTATGAACAAGATGGCCACAGCCATGCAGGAAGGAGAGTATGACGCAGACAAACCCCAGGGAAAG AGTCCTCCAGTGGAAATGAGAGCAGCAATAGTCAGAGCTGAAATGACTGATGCTGAGGGACTTGGTGTTAAACTAGAAGACAGAGAAACGGTCATCAAGGAGTTTAAAAAGTCCCTCAAGATCAAG ggAGAAGAGCTTAGTGAGGCCAATGTTCGTCTGAGCCTCCTGGAGAAAAAGCTGGACACATCCACCAAGGACGCAGATGAACGTGTGGAGAAGATCCAAACTAAACTGGATAAGAACCTCGACTTgctgaaaaagaaagaaaa AGAATTTGAGGAGACGATGGATGCTCTCCAAGCTGACATCGACCAGCTGGAAGCGGAGAAGGCTGAGCTGAAACAGCGCCTCAATAATCAATCAAAGATGACCATAGAAGGCTTGCGGGGCATGCCTGCTTCTGGAATTGCCTCTGTTGTTCAAGGACCAGCAGGGA TTTTGTCCCAGTCACTATCAGGACCAATGCAAGTGGTGGACTCTCCTCTTCTTCGGCAGCAGATTGAAGCTCAAAGACTGGGAATTAAACGCCTCAAGAATGAAAACAACAGACTGAAG GCAGAGAAGATGAGCGCACAGCTGGCCTCCCTGCCCCCCCTCTGCCCTGCCAAACTGCCCCAGATGTCTAAAGAAAGCTCCACGCCACCAGAGGGGCTTAATACAGACATCTATCGCAGGACCGACCAGCTGCTTGCGACCCTTCTCAAGATGAGTGCAGAGGTCAAAGTAGTGGACATCACCGGGAAGACATCAG TCAGCGCGAGTTCCCAGCTGCTTGAGCAGACTGCTCGAATGCAGAACTTCAGCGATGCTCTGGCCAAACTGAAG GGTGAAGTAGCTGAGCATGTAGTGTCCCGTCAGCCAGGAGCTAAGGCAATTTCCGACTTTGCCACCTTCCCGGTCTCCTCATTTGTTAAG gccaaagaagaaaagaatggCGGAACAGTGTTTGTGGGCCGCATCGCCATTCCTTGCACTCGGGGACAAGAACAAAGCCACCGTCTGGTCCTGTCACAGCAGCAGTTGCAAAATGTGCACCGCCTCATCATGGCCTGA